The following proteins come from a genomic window of Eleginops maclovinus isolate JMC-PN-2008 ecotype Puerto Natales chromosome 8, JC_Emac_rtc_rv5, whole genome shotgun sequence:
- the LOC134868629 gene encoding neuropeptide FF receptor 2-like has protein sequence MTQNLLLNTTWEGLNSSNSSRLKENPSSHQNITFVDFFLHTPSVAVVFTVSYLLIFLVCMIGNVVVCFIVLRNKKMRTVTNLFILNLAISDLLVGIFCMPTTLVDNIITGWPFGSVVCKLSGMVQGISVSASVFTLVAIAVDRFHCIVYPFKHKMTISTSKLIIVIIWVLAVFIMCPSGVMLQATKEQRVRIVLRSNNTSPFYWCRENWPNQEMRKIYTTVLFANIYLAPLSLIVVMYARIGYTLCHAAIPKMRDSVSASEEGGGTNKPSTEGRLTISKKKNRVIMMLLVVALLFILSWLPLWTLMMLSDYASLTEHQYRVINIYVYPLAHWLAFFNSSVNPIIYGFFNENFRRGFQAAFKFQLCSEGFRHQRSYSHRIRGNAVLPVQPVIHRRPGTEVRSGLVENGKYSCQEGGSLSPRSHIKGQDLIIEDLDKLS, from the exons ATGACACAGAACCTACTACTCAACACTACCTGGGAGGGATTGAACTCATCCAATTCTTCCAGATTGAAGGAAAACCCTTCGAGCCACCAGAACATCACCTTTGTTGATTTCTTCCTCCACACGCCCTCTGTGGCTGTGGTCTTCACCGTCTCCTACCTCCTCATCTTCCTGGTGTGCATGATTGGCAACGTGGTGGTGTGTTTCATCGTGCTGCGCAACAAGAAGATGCGCACGGTCACCAACCTCTTCATCCTCAACCTCGCCATCAGCGACCTGCTTGTTGGCATCTTTTGCATGCCGACCACACTGGTGGACAACATCATCACAG GATGGCCATTTGGTAGCGTGGTGTGTAAGCTAAGCGGTATGGTTCAAGGGATTTCCGTGTCAGCATCTGTGTTCACTCTCGTTGCTATAGCTGTTGACAG GTTCCACTGCATCGTCTACCCTTTCAAGCACAAGATGACCATTTCCACCTCAAAGCTAATTATCGTCATCATATGGGTCCTCGCTGTGTTCATCATGTGTCCCTCTGGGGTCATGCTCCAGGCCACAAAGGAGCAGAGGGTGCGAATTGTTCTCAGAAGCAACAACACCAGCCCCTTCTACTGGTGCCGGGAAAATTGGCCCAACCAGGAGATGAGGAAAATCTACACCACTGTGCTCTTCGCCAACATTTACCTCGCTCCCCTCAGCCTCATCGTCGTCATGTATGCCCGCATCGGCTACACCCTCTGCCATGCTGCCATTCCTAAGATGAGGGACAGTGTGAGTGCGTCCGAGGAGGGCGGTGGCACCAACAAACCTAGCACGGAGGGCCGTCTCACGATATCGAAGAAGAAGAACCGGGTGATCATGATGCTGCTGGTTGTGGCTCTGCTCTTCATCCTATCCTGGCTTCCTCTGTGGACGCTGATGATGCTGAGCGACTACGCCAGCCTGACAGAGCACCAGTACCGCGTCATTAACATCTACGTGTACCCCTTAGCTCACTGGTTGGCATTCTTCAACAGCAGCGTCAACCCCATAATCTACGGGTTCTTCAACGAGAACTTTCGCCGGGGATTTCAGGCGGCTTTCAAATTCCAGCTTTGCTCCGAGGGCTTCAGGCACCAGAGGAGCTACTCCCATCGGATCCGAGGGAACGCTGTGCTCCCCGTCCAGCCCGTGATCCACAGGAGACCGGGCACAGAAGTCAGATCAGGGTTAGTGGAGAATGGGAAATACTCATGTCAGGAAGGAGGCAGCTTGTCTCCTAGAAGTCATATCAAAGGGCAGGACCTGATCATCGAGGACCTGGATAAGCTATCCTAG